A genomic window from Punica granatum isolate Tunisia-2019 chromosome 2, ASM765513v2, whole genome shotgun sequence includes:
- the LOC116196513 gene encoding armadillo repeat-containing protein 6 isoform X2, with protein MPRVLGGILLVHIKQRCFLNLHVTTCGSFALARVKQPFAFRSRFQHLDGKLGLLGHDLSVYTANSVCSAATSQDTQSQELFKNCGGPRILLHILDESQNSDVLNSGFTLVAAAATGNEILKESFMELKIGELIMLVLSKQGRLRIQSLYDAIRVLLTADDNRVVASQVYGYARKFAKVGIAGALVDSLHEGLSSPTLISASIALKSMAVNDEICKYIAENGGIDALLQGIDHSGEQGNKTAARVCCSLLSKLAGSDANKNAIVEKGGMNRLIKLSARFSDDPSVLQEVMSIISVLCLRSPENAARAIEAGAGDLALQAMEKFPAALRMQRSSCLMIRNLVVRNAENRALLLGNGIEKYIRMAKQNHDSCKDAATDALRDLGLDNYNS; from the exons ATGCCAAGGGTCCTGGGAGGGATCTTATTAGTACATATCAAACA GAGGTGCTTCTTGAATTTGCATGTTACTACGTGTGGCTCATTTGCACTCGCACGGGTCAAGCAACCTTTTGCATTTCGTTCTCGGTTCCAACATTTGGATGGCAAACTTGGGCTTCTAGGTCATGACCTCTCCGTATATACGGCTAACTCAGTATGCTCAGCTGCAACATCTCAAG ATACACAAAGCCAAGAATTGTTTAAAAATTGTGGTGGACCAAGGATTCTTTTGCATATCCTTGATGAAAGTCAAAACTCGGACGTACTGAACAGCGGTTTCACTCtagttgctgctgctgccacTGGGAATGAGATTCTTAAAGAGTCCTTTATGGAACTTAAAATTGGTGAACTTATTATGCTCGTATTGAGCAAACAGGGCAGACTCAGGATCCAAAGCTTATATGATGCTATACGTGTTCTATTAACTGCTGATGATAATCGGGTTGTGGCTTCACAA GTCTATGGTTATGCTCgaaaatttgcaaaagttgGAATTGCCGGAGCTCTAGTTGACTCGCTCCATGAAGGGCTAAGCTCACCTACGCTAATTTCAGCAAGCATTGCCTTGAAGTCCATGGCTGTTAAT GATGAAATTTGTAAATACATCGCAGAGAATGGTGGTATTGATGCACTTCTCCAGGGTATTGATCATAGTGGTGAACAGGGAAACAAAACTGCAGCCAGAGTTTGCTGTTCTTTATTATCAAAG TTAGCAGGAAGTGACGCGAACAAGAATGCTATTGTTGAGAAGGGGGGAATGAATAGGCTTATTAAACTCTCAGCCCGGTTTAGTGACGACCCTTCTGTTCTTCAAGAG GTCATGTCTATTATTTCTGTACTCTGCTTAAGGTCTCCAGAGAATGCAGCCCGTGCCATTGAAGCGGGAGCTGGAGATCTTGCTCTTCAAGCGATGGAAAAATTTCCTGCTGCCCTGCGGATGCAGAGGAGCTCCTGTCTCATGATCCGCAATCTCGTAGTCAGAAATGCTGAAAACAG AGCTCTTCTGCTCGGGAATGGAATCGAGAAGTACATAAGAATGGCGAAGCAAAACCACGACAGCTGCAAGGATGCTGCAACTGATGCTTTGAGGGACTTGGGGCTTGACAACTACAACTCGTGA
- the LOC116196518 gene encoding E3 ubiquitin-protein ligase RNF170, which produces MEADVFERFRCRDQSNPSGAVGGGGGGAEVMEEKPFADQPEVGETPAGNETPAAAAEEEGGGRAEREGPPDDDVCPICFGDFTVPCKSGCGHWYCASCILTYWSYNATPRPCKCPMCSRDIHRLIPQESLHLLHDDEVDKVLREVQRYNLLFVGGVRGAVQKAREVPFCIKRYFQRFVNRAIDPDRMLPCNEMRLLVTILIVLYRSTPLQSIPTGGVDVVEIMYHIGFVLLVILRLVGIIRSFRLARRARQLGAAQPRHD; this is translated from the exons ATGGAAGCCGACGTCTTCGAGCGCTTTCGATGCCGGGATCAATCAAACCCTAGCGGAGCAGttggcggaggaggaggaggagcagaaGTGATGGAGGAGAAGCCCTTCGCTGATCAGCCGGAGGTGGGAGAAACTCCTGCTGGAAACGAGACGccagctgctgctgctgaagAGGAAGGCGGAGGAAGAGCTGAGCGAGAAGGTCCGCCGGACGACGATGTTTGTCCGATCTGCTTCGGCGACTTCACGGTGCCGTGCAAGTCGGGGTGCGGCCACTGGTACTGCG CAAGCTGCATTCTGACGTACTGGAGTTACAATGCGACGCCTAGGCCTTGCAAGTGTCCCATGTGCTCTCGCGACATCCATAGACTGATACCCCAGGAATCGTTGCATCTCCTGCACGATGATGAAGTCGATAAGGTCCTCAGAGAGGTCCAGCGGTACAATCTCCTTTTCGTCGGGGGTGTACGCGGCGCTGTTCAG AAAGCCCGTGAGGTGCCATTCTGCATCAAGAGATATTTCCAGAGATTTGTCAATCGAGCGATTGATCCAGATAGGATGTTACCCTGCAATGAAATGCGTCTTCTCGTG ACAATACTCATAGTCCTGTATAGAAGCACGCCACTTCAGTCCATTCCAACAG GGGGAGTAGACGTCGTCGAAATAATGTACCACATTGGTTTCGTGCTCTTAGTCATCCTTCGTTTGGTTGGAATTATCCGGAGCTTTCGACTTGCCCGACGTGCTAGACAACTGGGGGCCGCACAACCTCGCCATGATTGA
- the LOC116196513 gene encoding armadillo repeat-containing protein 6 isoform X1 has translation MGPPSKGVRTISQEAFEDLVRENMEDLGMEPAEAIQDAIDALTLQGVDLSGIVMCLPGEGGVKDNPIIQCLERLKQLDRDCKNQMDEGVHDELVESLDKLTHLCSESDLGNAAIATRNGGVEVVCSVCSKIPENCDKVLVSSLRALGPLLHDTQSQELFKNCGGPRILLHILDESQNSDVLNSGFTLVAAAATGNEILKESFMELKIGELIMLVLSKQGRLRIQSLYDAIRVLLTADDNRVVASQVYGYARKFAKVGIAGALVDSLHEGLSSPTLISASIALKSMAVNDEICKYIAENGGIDALLQGIDHSGEQGNKTAARVCCSLLSKLAGSDANKNAIVEKGGMNRLIKLSARFSDDPSVLQEVMSIISVLCLRSPENAARAIEAGAGDLALQAMEKFPAALRMQRSSCLMIRNLVVRNAENRALLLGNGIEKYIRMAKQNHDSCKDAATDALRDLGLDNYNS, from the exons ATGGGGCCGCCGTCGAAGGGCGTCCGTACAATCTCGCAGGAGGCGTTCGAGGATCTGGTGAGGGAGAACATGGAGGATCTGGGTATGGAACCCGCCGAGGCCATCCAAGACGCCATTGACGCTCTCACCCTCCAAGGCGTCGATCTCTCCG GAATCGTCATGTGTTTGCCCGGAGAGGGTGGTGTGAAAGATAACCCTATCATACAGTGCTTGGAGAGATTGAAGCAATTAGATCGTGATTGCAAGAATCAAATGGATGAGGGCGTGCACGATGAGCTGGTGGAGTCGCTCGATAAGCTCACCCATTTGTGCTCGGAAAGCGATTTGGGAAATGCAGCCATTGCAACGAGAAATGGCGGGGTGGAAGTGGTGTGCTCTGTTTGCTCGAAGATCCCAGAGAATTGTGATAAGGTTCTCGTCTCATCTTTGAGAGCATTGGGGCCGCTTCTTCATG ATACACAAAGCCAAGAATTGTTTAAAAATTGTGGTGGACCAAGGATTCTTTTGCATATCCTTGATGAAAGTCAAAACTCGGACGTACTGAACAGCGGTTTCACTCtagttgctgctgctgccacTGGGAATGAGATTCTTAAAGAGTCCTTTATGGAACTTAAAATTGGTGAACTTATTATGCTCGTATTGAGCAAACAGGGCAGACTCAGGATCCAAAGCTTATATGATGCTATACGTGTTCTATTAACTGCTGATGATAATCGGGTTGTGGCTTCACAA GTCTATGGTTATGCTCgaaaatttgcaaaagttgGAATTGCCGGAGCTCTAGTTGACTCGCTCCATGAAGGGCTAAGCTCACCTACGCTAATTTCAGCAAGCATTGCCTTGAAGTCCATGGCTGTTAAT GATGAAATTTGTAAATACATCGCAGAGAATGGTGGTATTGATGCACTTCTCCAGGGTATTGATCATAGTGGTGAACAGGGAAACAAAACTGCAGCCAGAGTTTGCTGTTCTTTATTATCAAAG TTAGCAGGAAGTGACGCGAACAAGAATGCTATTGTTGAGAAGGGGGGAATGAATAGGCTTATTAAACTCTCAGCCCGGTTTAGTGACGACCCTTCTGTTCTTCAAGAG GTCATGTCTATTATTTCTGTACTCTGCTTAAGGTCTCCAGAGAATGCAGCCCGTGCCATTGAAGCGGGAGCTGGAGATCTTGCTCTTCAAGCGATGGAAAAATTTCCTGCTGCCCTGCGGATGCAGAGGAGCTCCTGTCTCATGATCCGCAATCTCGTAGTCAGAAATGCTGAAAACAG AGCTCTTCTGCTCGGGAATGGAATCGAGAAGTACATAAGAATGGCGAAGCAAAACCACGACAGCTGCAAGGATGCTGCAACTGATGCTTTGAGGGACTTGGGGCTTGACAACTACAACTCGTGA